In one Streptomyces sp. NBC_00597 genomic region, the following are encoded:
- a CDS encoding DUF6603 domain-containing protein — MAAPERVTLREMLEEIESVDLELPDELVPYLENVHFYDGLPGRDKLITAQFPGYLDQPGGPNPVDAVFLKTYSLGTEKISAFILSVRVGFDGSTLPLVGEGIPEGALTFPLLRVLYISQQFDTAQTDHLNTLLAEYGLAEPVFPRPNATSDNVWEKGVTAVVTWKVDGGEMPGIAIRSDKEKKEEEPPEPDKEVALPGLPLSYGPLEIAALKRGKDKKGLRLYFTGEIRIAGSVFALDGLGLVIPLKMGMRPQPQLAGASLALRRSAPPMAIDAALRWAGGKDDEIAGGLMGLVRVTTPMVEIMGAGAFARATAGYNTVFLYLEALLAGGRSLFGPPPFTVTGLSGGFGFNSRVVPPEIHRLPDFPLIGRLNAAPALPGAPAPEPPDPMDMLDRLAGPNGWVRPEEGSYWVAVGVRFTSFRFIETQALALIEFGNRLNLMLLGRTSISLPKNTVPGAKEHARLNIDLRLAYLSDRDLLALDVAVGEGSYIFDPGCRLTGGIALYVWTGGDSAGDFVISLGGYHPQFAKPPHYPVPARLGLEWNPCGRVTVRATGYTALTPGAVMFGGALVARYEKGAVSAWFTAHLDALIQWKPFYLDLALGISIGVAATIKIPIVKIKVRVSLELGIDLQLWTPPMGGRVTLKVWFISLSFDFGSSRKGAPPVPWGDFQTQLPAPVRTKTEKGALLDVDPEETAARSAARAPLLVSPDGFVFSTESALPASQVLVNGVEYATGDPVDIRPMRRSGVTSKHLVRIQRGVGNPEDFDPKYNEWDVTVIRRGLPRSLWGSPLEDPEAGRDEPGLVPDLITGLRFEVPSPELVEGLGPVSSRSLGFDPLRNGVIPLRNADPAGPAPRDEDDTITVIAETLDAAETVAGRGAVLTALGRLGVSPGADADSPLTAYAGLATRTMTSVPMAVHAA, encoded by the coding sequence ATGGCCGCACCCGAACGCGTCACCCTCCGCGAGATGCTGGAGGAGATCGAATCAGTCGACCTGGAGCTCCCCGACGAGCTCGTCCCGTACCTGGAGAACGTCCACTTCTACGACGGACTGCCCGGCCGGGACAAGCTGATCACGGCCCAGTTCCCGGGATATCTCGACCAGCCGGGCGGCCCCAATCCGGTCGACGCCGTGTTCCTCAAGACGTACAGCCTCGGTACCGAAAAGATCAGTGCCTTCATTCTCAGCGTGCGGGTCGGGTTTGACGGCTCCACTCTTCCGCTAGTTGGCGAGGGCATTCCGGAAGGTGCCCTCACCTTCCCGCTGCTGCGCGTGCTGTACATCTCCCAGCAGTTCGACACGGCCCAGACCGACCATCTGAACACTCTGCTCGCCGAGTACGGTCTCGCCGAGCCCGTCTTCCCCCGGCCCAACGCGACGTCCGACAACGTATGGGAGAAAGGCGTCACTGCCGTCGTCACCTGGAAGGTCGACGGCGGCGAGATGCCGGGGATCGCCATCCGCTCAGACAAGGAGAAGAAGGAGGAGGAGCCGCCGGAGCCCGACAAGGAAGTCGCCCTGCCCGGGCTTCCCCTGTCGTACGGGCCGCTGGAGATCGCGGCCCTGAAGCGGGGCAAGGACAAGAAGGGCCTTCGCCTCTACTTCACCGGGGAAATCCGCATCGCCGGCTCGGTGTTCGCGCTCGACGGCCTCGGGCTGGTCATCCCGCTCAAGATGGGAATGAGGCCCCAGCCACAGCTGGCCGGTGCCTCGCTCGCGCTGCGCCGCAGCGCGCCGCCGATGGCCATCGACGCGGCGCTGCGCTGGGCGGGCGGCAAGGACGACGAGATCGCCGGCGGGCTGATGGGCCTGGTCAGGGTAACCACACCGATGGTGGAGATCATGGGTGCGGGCGCCTTCGCGCGGGCCACGGCTGGGTACAACACCGTGTTCCTCTATCTGGAGGCGTTGCTGGCGGGCGGACGGTCACTGTTCGGGCCACCACCGTTCACCGTCACCGGCCTGTCCGGCGGCTTCGGCTTCAACAGCCGGGTGGTCCCGCCCGAAATCCACCGGCTGCCCGACTTTCCGCTGATCGGGCGGCTCAACGCCGCCCCGGCCCTGCCCGGCGCGCCCGCGCCGGAGCCTCCCGATCCGATGGACATGCTCGACCGGCTCGCCGGGCCGAACGGCTGGGTGCGGCCCGAGGAGGGCTCGTACTGGGTGGCCGTCGGCGTGCGGTTCACCTCCTTCCGGTTCATCGAGACGCAGGCTCTCGCGCTCATCGAGTTCGGGAACCGGCTCAACCTGATGCTGCTGGGCCGTACGTCCATCAGCCTGCCGAAGAACACCGTCCCCGGGGCGAAGGAGCACGCGCGGCTCAACATCGACCTGCGGCTGGCCTATCTCTCCGACCGCGACCTGCTCGCCCTGGACGTGGCGGTCGGCGAGGGCTCGTACATCTTCGACCCGGGCTGCCGGCTCACCGGCGGAATCGCCCTGTACGTCTGGACGGGCGGCGACAGCGCCGGTGACTTCGTCATCAGCCTGGGCGGCTACCACCCGCAGTTCGCGAAGCCGCCCCACTATCCGGTGCCCGCCCGCCTCGGGCTGGAGTGGAACCCGTGCGGCCGGGTCACCGTCCGCGCCACCGGCTACACGGCGCTCACCCCGGGCGCCGTGATGTTCGGCGGAGCGCTCGTCGCCCGCTACGAGAAGGGCGCGGTGAGCGCCTGGTTCACGGCCCATCTGGACGCGCTCATCCAGTGGAAGCCGTTCTACCTCGACCTCGCCCTGGGCATCTCGATCGGGGTGGCCGCCACGATCAAGATCCCGATCGTGAAGATCAAGGTACGGGTGTCCTTGGAACTCGGCATCGACCTGCAACTGTGGACCCCGCCCATGGGCGGCCGGGTCACCCTCAAGGTGTGGTTCATCTCCCTCTCCTTCGACTTCGGCTCCTCCCGCAAGGGCGCCCCTCCCGTGCCGTGGGGCGATTTCCAGACGCAGCTGCCCGCGCCGGTGCGGACCAAGACGGAGAAAGGCGCCCTGCTGGACGTCGACCCGGAGGAGACTGCGGCACGCAGCGCGGCGCGGGCTCCGCTGCTGGTCTCCCCGGACGGCTTCGTGTTCTCCACGGAATCCGCGCTGCCCGCCTCCCAGGTTCTGGTCAACGGTGTGGAGTACGCCACCGGGGACCCCGTGGACATCCGGCCGATGCGCCGGAGCGGGGTCACCTCCAAGCACCTGGTGCGGATCCAGCGGGGCGTCGGGAATCCCGAGGACTTCGACCCGAAGTACAACGAGTGGGACGTCACCGTGATCCGCCGTGGGCTTCCCCGCTCCCTGTGGGGCAGCCCCTTGGAGGATCCGGAGGCGGGGAGGGACGAGCCCGGCCTGGTGCCCGACCTGATCACCGGTCTGCGCTTCGAGGTGCCCTCGCCCGAGCTCGTCGAGGGACTCGGCCCGGTCAGTTCCCGATCCCTCGGCTTCGACCCCTTGCGGAACGGCGTGATCCCGCTGCGGAACGCCGATCCCGCCGGGCCGGCCCCGCGTGACGAGGACGACACCATCACCGTGATCGCCGAAACCCTCGACGCCGCGGAGACCGTCGCCGGGCGCGGCGCCGTCCTCACGGCCCTGGGCCGGCTGGGCGTCTCGCCCGGCGCGGACGCGGACTCGCCGCTCACGGCCTACGCGGGCCTGGCCACGCGCACCATGACCAGCGTGCCGATGGCCGTCCACGCCGCCTGA
- a CDS encoding hemopexin repeat-containing protein, whose amino-acid sequence MPEAPPVIDAFFTVTENGRETGFVTRGGRAARFDWDTGRMADGARPLERMWPALPAAFRSGFDAVLVTADPWSMVFRGAQCLLLNPLDGSVAEVSTIAARLPGLPQPFPQGIDAALASGAGQEVYLFAGDQCARYDLRAMNVVEVAPLERMWPGLAQHAPAFTAGIDAAVSRPSQGAFHFFHAADSTRGTLATRTVTETARPVDDTTWPGLVPTFAPGFAYVQVGRNIDVIDLESDRDVETLDINPHSDSTTALQVSPDGRLLYVWTHTQRLCLDTTTRRIVADLPFASGESPACGVTFSAGASLVHGATKNWEQGKLYLDTFRAGTTERTQRVELRAQDLRAALSAQDDGADLKASGIGADMGSAVASPDDRFVYLGVDLDGRGAVVEVDVRAGRLRQAFRMPAGNAFTIALSPDGVHLHAAGREGVCTFDVRNGAVVRQGVLPGCTALAVSRGGDGLYCLPWDWDTKEGLLIADPLSHAVRRRIPVGGSGGPGHPHAIAFDYAGTFAFLSEEHANAVVIVDTETYDMVRAIPTRDGQRPMSIAVGPY is encoded by the coding sequence GTGCCCGAGGCCCCGCCCGTCATCGATGCCTTCTTCACCGTCACGGAGAACGGCCGGGAAACCGGTTTCGTCACCCGGGGCGGACGCGCCGCCCGGTTCGACTGGGACACGGGCCGGATGGCGGACGGCGCCCGTCCGCTGGAGCGGATGTGGCCCGCGCTGCCGGCCGCGTTCCGCTCCGGGTTCGACGCGGTGCTGGTCACCGCCGACCCGTGGTCGATGGTTTTCCGCGGCGCGCAGTGCCTGCTACTGAACCCGCTGGACGGCTCCGTCGCCGAGGTCAGCACCATCGCCGCCCGTCTGCCGGGGCTGCCGCAGCCGTTTCCGCAAGGTATCGACGCGGCCCTGGCGAGTGGTGCGGGGCAGGAGGTGTACCTCTTCGCGGGCGATCAGTGCGCCCGCTACGACCTGCGCGCCATGAACGTGGTGGAGGTGGCGCCGCTGGAGCGGATGTGGCCCGGACTCGCCCAGCACGCGCCGGCGTTCACCGCCGGGATCGACGCCGCCGTCAGCCGTCCCTCCCAGGGCGCCTTCCACTTCTTCCACGCTGCCGATTCCACCCGGGGGACGCTCGCTACCCGCACGGTCACCGAGACCGCCCGGCCCGTGGACGACACGACCTGGCCCGGTCTGGTACCGACGTTCGCCCCCGGCTTCGCCTATGTGCAGGTCGGCCGAAACATCGATGTGATCGACCTGGAAAGCGACCGGGATGTCGAAACCCTGGACATCAACCCGCACAGCGACTCGACCACCGCCCTGCAGGTGAGTCCGGACGGGCGGCTGCTGTACGTATGGACCCACACGCAGCGTCTGTGCCTGGACACCACCACTCGCCGGATCGTTGCCGACCTGCCCTTCGCAAGCGGCGAATCCCCGGCATGCGGAGTCACGTTCAGCGCCGGGGCGTCGCTGGTGCACGGCGCCACGAAGAACTGGGAGCAGGGCAAGCTCTATCTGGACACCTTCCGGGCCGGTACCACGGAACGCACCCAGCGCGTCGAACTTCGCGCCCAGGACCTGCGTGCCGCGCTGTCCGCGCAGGACGACGGCGCCGATCTGAAGGCCAGTGGCATCGGGGCCGACATGGGCTCGGCCGTGGCCTCTCCCGACGACCGGTTCGTGTACCTCGGCGTGGATCTCGACGGCCGGGGAGCGGTCGTCGAGGTGGACGTGCGGGCCGGCCGGCTGCGCCAGGCGTTCCGCATGCCTGCGGGCAACGCGTTTACCATCGCCCTTTCCCCGGACGGCGTCCATCTGCACGCCGCAGGCCGGGAAGGCGTCTGCACCTTCGACGTCCGGAACGGGGCGGTCGTCCGCCAGGGTGTGCTTCCCGGCTGCACGGCGCTGGCTGTCTCGCGCGGCGGCGACGGTCTGTACTGCCTGCCCTGGGACTGGGACACCAAGGAGGGCCTGCTCATCGCCGACCCGCTCAGCCATGCCGTCCGCCGCCGCATCCCGGTCGGCGGCTCGGGCGGCCCCGGCCACCCGCATGCCATCGCCTTCGACTACGCGGGCACGTTCGCCTTCCTCAGCGAAGAACACGCCAACGCCGTGGTGATCGTCGACACCGAGACGTACGACATGGTGCGGGCCATCCCGACGCGCGACGGCCAGCGCCCGATGAGCATCGCCGTCGGCCCGTACTGA
- a CDS encoding hemopexin repeat-containing protein — translation MSGHVIDAFFTVTDEKEGLRIGYAVQGGRIARWDWTGKRMYDVDAVPLAQRWPQLPEAFRQGIDAALTTQADNPWTWVFRGPQCLMLNPLDGSVAQVSTIAARFPGLPAAFAQGIDAALPAPGVGAGVNEVYFFSGSQCVRYDLRVPAPVEVKTIAQVWTGLTAKAPEFAHGLGAATVDPGTGKCYLFRGGDYTEGTLADTTIRENAAAVGNAAWPGLLPAFTRGHVIIWADGRPVALDLETGQSEQVPTGVLAGAPVTSPDGRYLYLTYNDRFSCYDMATAQVRWHSTRVTDGRRAVFSRDGGRMYFVSKSTWKLNVVDPAGPDLVAEIGLHDYDGTREGEANDLDGDGPATRSTPPDEAQENGQPLSEFLPGWQDAPPVALSPDGAMAYVGFHFRRLGDDIYRILEVDLEQRKVLQTFHLPDAGAPLDVAIDAGGRIAHVAQERGTCAIDLYTGAIAWQDVLPPCRAMKLTPDGGELWCLPAADRGGVLVAASDGHTVLRRISLGAGNGLGTGLDLEFNHFGTYAFVLLGPGGVAVVDVAARRTTVNHYVSFPYLGPRFAYTTY, via the coding sequence ATGTCGGGGCATGTCATCGACGCGTTCTTCACTGTCACCGATGAGAAGGAGGGGCTCAGGATCGGCTACGCCGTGCAGGGCGGCCGGATCGCCCGCTGGGACTGGACCGGGAAGCGGATGTACGACGTCGACGCGGTGCCGCTCGCACAGCGCTGGCCGCAGCTGCCGGAGGCATTCCGGCAGGGAATCGACGCCGCCCTCACCACGCAGGCGGACAACCCCTGGACGTGGGTGTTCCGGGGCCCGCAGTGCCTGATGCTCAATCCGCTGGACGGCTCCGTCGCCCAGGTCAGCACCATCGCCGCCCGCTTTCCCGGGTTACCGGCCGCCTTCGCTCAGGGCATCGACGCGGCCCTGCCCGCCCCCGGCGTCGGGGCGGGCGTCAACGAGGTGTACTTCTTCAGCGGCTCCCAGTGCGTCCGCTACGACCTGCGCGTACCGGCGCCGGTCGAGGTGAAGACCATCGCCCAGGTGTGGACCGGACTGACCGCTAAGGCGCCGGAGTTCGCCCACGGGCTCGGCGCGGCGACGGTGGATCCTGGCACCGGGAAGTGCTACCTCTTCCGGGGCGGCGACTACACCGAGGGCACGCTGGCCGACACGACCATCCGCGAGAACGCGGCCGCGGTGGGCAACGCGGCGTGGCCCGGACTGCTGCCGGCATTCACCCGCGGCCATGTGATCATCTGGGCAGACGGTAGGCCGGTCGCCCTCGACCTGGAGACCGGGCAGAGCGAACAGGTGCCGACCGGTGTCCTCGCCGGGGCGCCGGTCACCAGCCCGGACGGCCGCTACCTGTACCTGACCTACAACGATCGGTTTTCCTGCTACGACATGGCCACCGCGCAGGTCCGCTGGCACAGCACTCGCGTGACGGACGGGAGGCGCGCTGTCTTCAGCCGGGACGGCGGCCGTATGTACTTCGTGTCCAAGAGCACCTGGAAGCTCAATGTCGTCGATCCGGCCGGACCGGATCTGGTAGCCGAGATCGGCCTGCACGACTACGACGGCACGAGGGAAGGGGAGGCGAACGACTTGGACGGCGACGGTCCCGCGACCCGGTCCACGCCGCCCGATGAGGCTCAGGAGAACGGGCAGCCCCTCTCGGAGTTCCTCCCGGGCTGGCAGGACGCGCCACCTGTGGCGCTCTCCCCGGACGGTGCCATGGCATACGTCGGATTCCACTTCCGCAGGTTGGGCGACGACATCTACCGCATCCTCGAAGTCGACCTGGAGCAGCGGAAGGTACTGCAGACCTTTCACCTCCCCGACGCCGGTGCGCCTCTCGACGTGGCGATCGACGCGGGCGGGCGGATCGCCCATGTCGCCCAGGAGCGCGGCACGTGCGCGATCGATCTGTACACCGGCGCCATCGCCTGGCAGGACGTGCTCCCACCGTGCCGGGCGATGAAGCTCACGCCCGACGGCGGTGAACTGTGGTGTCTGCCCGCCGCAGACCGGGGCGGCGTGCTGGTCGCCGCCTCGGACGGCCATACCGTCCTGCGGCGCATTTCGCTCGGCGCAGGTAACGGCCTCGGCACCGGCTTGGATCTTGAATTCAACCACTTCGGGACATACGCCTTCGTCCTGCTGGGACCCGGAGGAGTGGCGGTGGTCGACGTCGCCGCCCGCCGGACGACCGTCAACCACTACGTCTCCTTCCCGTACCTCGGCCCCCGGTTCGCCTACACCACCTACTGA
- a CDS encoding ricin-type beta-trefoil lectin domain protein yields MAIAVRKTLAVAMLALTASLLPAAGAEATSAMAPALRAPGLYCLANTWDTPKVSTKPCDAADRGQRWTISGQQISLRNAPAYCLANTWNAQDVSVKPCDPKDQGQYWTVSGQQLTLTYAPAYCFANAWNTPNLSTKPCDSADRGQRWVIFNDQISLAAA; encoded by the coding sequence ATGGCAATCGCAGTCCGCAAGACGCTCGCCGTCGCGATGCTGGCCCTGACCGCTTCCCTCCTGCCAGCGGCCGGGGCGGAAGCCACCAGCGCTATGGCTCCGGCCCTGCGTGCTCCTGGTCTCTACTGCCTCGCCAACACCTGGGACACCCCGAAGGTGTCCACGAAGCCGTGTGATGCCGCCGACCGCGGGCAGCGCTGGACCATCTCGGGTCAGCAGATCTCCCTCCGTAACGCCCCCGCCTACTGTCTCGCCAACACCTGGAATGCCCAGGACGTCTCGGTGAAGCCGTGCGACCCCAAGGACCAGGGCCAGTACTGGACCGTCTCGGGCCAGCAGCTCACCCTCACTTACGCGCCGGCCTACTGCTTCGCCAACGCCTGGAACACTCCGAACCTCTCGACCAAGCCCTGTGACAGCGCCGACCGCGGCCAGCGCTGGGTGATCTTCAACGACCAGATCAGTCTCGCCGCCGCCTGA
- a CDS encoding winged helix-turn-helix domain-containing protein, giving the protein MGGGLTPTGRQRRETVRMQSAELFEQQIAVAEVARRLRVRVKSAYQWHQLWREGGVEALASRGPSGSRCRLSTRCLEELAGFLEEGPAAHGWVEDQVWTASRVVTLIGRQFHVSYRVSGATRLMHRLGFSQQVPARRVAERDEQAVTAWKVATWAEVKEYGRPAGATSASRTKPGSPAGRPGDGPWAGGASPRSCPSAAGVRDGCRWPG; this is encoded by the coding sequence ATGGGGGGCGGGCTGACTCCGACTGGACGTCAGCGGCGCGAGACGGTACGGATGCAGTCGGCTGAACTGTTTGAGCAGCAGATCGCCGTGGCGGAAGTCGCACGTCGGCTGCGGGTGAGGGTGAAGTCGGCTTATCAATGGCACCAGTTGTGGCGGGAGGGTGGCGTTGAAGCTCTGGCCTCCCGGGGGCCGAGCGGGTCACGGTGCCGCCTGTCGACGCGGTGCCTCGAAGAGCTGGCGGGGTTCCTGGAGGAAGGTCCGGCCGCGCACGGCTGGGTGGAGGACCAGGTGTGGACCGCATCAAGGGTGGTGACCTTGATCGGCAGGCAGTTCCATGTCTCCTACAGAGTCTCGGGTGCCACCCGGTTGATGCACCGGCTCGGCTTCAGCCAGCAGGTCCCCGCGCGGCGGGTCGCCGAACGCGACGAGCAGGCCGTGACCGCGTGGAAGGTGGCGACCTGGGCGGAGGTAAAAGAGTACGGGCGGCCTGCGGGGGCTACGTCTGCTTCGAGGACGAAGCCGGGTTCACCCGCAGGCCGCCCCGGGGACGGACCTTGGGCCGGCGGGGCATCACCCCGGTCGTGTCCGTCAGCGGCCGGCGTTCGTGACGGCTGCCGGTGGCCGGGCTGA